In the genome of Salvelinus sp. IW2-2015 linkage group LG25, ASM291031v2, whole genome shotgun sequence, one region contains:
- the LOC111951927 gene encoding DENN domain-containing protein 10 isoform X2 yields MNCRXRGPCAIQEKDVNADTLWVWCYPSVSAELREVLLSKCCLRQDSRGLHTFVFGQFRRTWYYISTVEVQEPTALKKVTHFSIVVTAKDFNPEKYAAFSRVLCRMYIKHGSPVKMMEGYIAVLTKGICQSDENGSFLIKDYDVRKAYLAGSVKDVVSQFGMETIILYTALMLKKRIVVHHPQVEALLEFTRALPALTWHRKDWSILHPYVHLTDSELENLRTCTGYVAGFVDPEVSNRXDLFDVYVNLPDSEITISQSAKEAMSMGKLHKDIGLVIVQSAENADRTDGQIIKDISIKTREILANLASLAEECENSKITLETLKQRHLPPATENFLFHLAAAEQLLKI; encoded by the exons AGAAAGATGTGAATGCAGACACCTTGTGGGTGTGGTGCTATCCCTCAGTCAGTGCTGAGCTCCGGGAGGTCCTGCTCAGTAAGTGCTGTCTCAGACAGGACAGCCGAGGCTTGCACACTTTTGTGTTTGGCCAGTTCCGCCGTACCTGGTACTACATATCCACTGTAGAGGTGCAGGAACCAACCGCCCTAAAGAAG GTCACACATTTTTCAATAGTTGTCACAGCAAAGGACTTCAACCCTGAGAAGTATGCAGCATTCAGTCGAGTACTATGCAG GATGTACATCAAACACGGGAGCCCTGTGAAAATGATGGAGGGTTACATTGCAGTCCTCACCAAAGGCATCTGCCAGAGTGACGAGAATGGCTCCTTTCTCATCAAGGACTACGATGTCAGGAAGGCCTACTTAGCAGGCTCAGTGAAAG ATGTGGTGTCCCAGTTTGGGATGGAGACCATCATCCTGTACACAGCCCTTATGCTAAAGAAGAGGATCGTGGTCCATCACCCTCAGGTTGAAGCACTGTTGGAGTTCACAAG AGCTCTTCCAGCTCTGACATGGCACAGGAAAGACTGGTCCATTTTGCACCCTTATGTCCACCTGACTGACAGTGAGCTCGAGAATCTCAGGACGTGCACTG GATACGTCGCAGGATTTGTTGATCCAGAAGTGAGCAACAGATRGGATTTGTTTGACGTATATGTGAACCTCCCAGATAGTGAGATTACTATATCCCAGAGTGCCAAAG AGGCCATGTCTATGGGAAAGCTGCACAAAGACATTGGGCTCGTCATTGTCCAGTCTGCAGAGAATGCTGATAGAACAGATGGGCAGATTATCAAG GACATTTCCATAAAGACGAGGGAGATCCTTGCTAACTTGGCGTCATTAGCCGAGGAATGTGAGAACTCTAAAATCACCCTGGAGACCTTAAAGCAGCGCCACTTRCCGCCTGCTACGGAGAACTTCCTGTTCCACTTGGCAGCTGCTGAGCAGCTCCTCAAGATATGA
- the LOC111951927 gene encoding DENN domain-containing protein 10 isoform X1, producing MAAPETQLMLSVGLIEKDVNADTLWVWCYPSVSAELREVLLSKCCLRQDSRGLHTFVFGQFRRTWYYISTVEVQEPTALKKVTHFSIVVTAKDFNPEKYAAFSRVLCRMYIKHGSPVKMMEGYIAVLTKGICQSDENGSFLIKDYDVRKAYLAGSVKDVVSQFGMETIILYTALMLKKRIVVHHPQVEALLEFTRALPALTWHRKDWSILHPYVHLTDSELENLRTCTGYVAGFVDPEVSNRXDLFDVYVNLPDSEITISQSAKEAMSMGKLHKDIGLVIVQSAENADRTDGQIIKDISIKTREILANLASLAEECENSKITLETLKQRHLPPATENFLFHLAAAEQLLKI from the exons ATGGCGGCACCAGAAACTCAGCTCATGTTAAGCGTTGGATTAATTG AGAAAGATGTGAATGCAGACACCTTGTGGGTGTGGTGCTATCCCTCAGTCAGTGCTGAGCTCCGGGAGGTCCTGCTCAGTAAGTGCTGTCTCAGACAGGACAGCCGAGGCTTGCACACTTTTGTGTTTGGCCAGTTCCGCCGTACCTGGTACTACATATCCACTGTAGAGGTGCAGGAACCAACCGCCCTAAAGAAG GTCACACATTTTTCAATAGTTGTCACAGCAAAGGACTTCAACCCTGAGAAGTATGCAGCATTCAGTCGAGTACTATGCAG GATGTACATCAAACACGGGAGCCCTGTGAAAATGATGGAGGGTTACATTGCAGTCCTCACCAAAGGCATCTGCCAGAGTGACGAGAATGGCTCCTTTCTCATCAAGGACTACGATGTCAGGAAGGCCTACTTAGCAGGCTCAGTGAAAG ATGTGGTGTCCCAGTTTGGGATGGAGACCATCATCCTGTACACAGCCCTTATGCTAAAGAAGAGGATCGTGGTCCATCACCCTCAGGTTGAAGCACTGTTGGAGTTCACAAG AGCTCTTCCAGCTCTGACATGGCACAGGAAAGACTGGTCCATTTTGCACCCTTATGTCCACCTGACTGACAGTGAGCTCGAGAATCTCAGGACGTGCACTG GATACGTCGCAGGATTTGTTGATCCAGAAGTGAGCAACAGATRGGATTTGTTTGACGTATATGTGAACCTCCCAGATAGTGAGATTACTATATCCCAGAGTGCCAAAG AGGCCATGTCTATGGGAAAGCTGCACAAAGACATTGGGCTCGTCATTGTCCAGTCTGCAGAGAATGCTGATAGAACAGATGGGCAGATTATCAAG GACATTTCCATAAAGACGAGGGAGATCCTTGCTAACTTGGCGTCATTAGCCGAGGAATGTGAGAACTCTAAAATCACCCTGGAGACCTTAAAGCAGCGCCACTTRCCGCCTGCTACGGAGAACTTCCTGTTCCACTTGGCAGCTGCTGAGCAGCTCCTCAAGATATGA